A stretch of DNA from Mycolicibacterium celeriflavum:
TACGAGAAGGACCCGTCGACCAAGATCGCGACGATCACGTTCAACCGGCCCGAGTACTTGAACGCACCCACGTCGGCGGCCCGGCTCCGATACGCCGACCTGTTGCGCGGCGCCACCGTCGACGACGATGTGAAGGTCGTCGTGATTCGGGGTGTCGGGGAGAACCTCGGCAGCGGTGCCGATCTGCCGGACTTCATGGCGGGCGATGACGAGGCACGGCTGGACGAGCTGCGGATCGACGATCCGAATGTCACGTATCCGCCGCAAGGGTCGTTCCGGCACGGCGCGACGATGGGACAGTGGTATGCCAACGTCGCCGCCGGCAACCGGGCGCTGCAGGAACTCAAGAAGATCAGCATCGTCGAGGCGAAGGGCTACTGCTACGGCTGGCACTTCTACCAGTGCGCCGATGCGGACCTGGTGATCTCCAGCGACGACGCGCTGTTCGGCCATCCGTCGTTTCGGTACTTCGGGTGGGGCCCGCGGATGTGGACATGGGTGATGACGATGGGGCTGCGGCCGTTTCAGGAGATGGTGTTCACCGGTCGGCCGTTCACCGCCGACGAGATGTTCGCCTGCAACTTCCTCAACAAGGTGGTGCCACGGGGTCAGCTCGAAGCCGAAGTGGCCAAGTACGCGCATGCATGCGCTCGAAACCGCCCGGTGGACAGCGTCTTTCAACAGAAGATGTTCTTCGAGGTGGTCAAGCAGTTCCAAGGCGAATATCTGGGCAGCCTGTTGTCGGCGATGTTCGAGTCGATGGGCGGCTTCGCACGACCCGACGGTGAGGACTTCATGCTGGGGGATGCGATCGATGCGGGTCTCGCCGACGCCGTCAACGACAACGACGACAAATTCCCGCCGGAGTTCCGGTTGAGCAAGTCGAACCGTAGGAAGAAGGATTAGTGCCTGCGCTGGACGAGTACACCGTCGTTGACCTCTCAAGCGGGATCGCGGGTGCGTATTGCACGAAGCTGCTCGCCGACGGTGGCGCCACGGTGATCAAAGTCGAGTCGCCGGCCGGTGATCCGCTGCGGACCTGGTCGGCTTCGGGTGCGGAGATCGAATCCGGCAGCGACGGCGCGCTGTTCAACTTCCTGTCCTGCTCCAAGTACAGCGTCGTGGTCGACCCTGCGAGCGCCGACGACGTGGGCTTGCTCCGTGGGCTGCTGCGGTCTGCGGACGCGGTGGTGTGGTCGCGCGGATCGACGGTCGCCGCGCTCCGCGAATTCGGGCCGGCCGCAATCGCAGACGCGTACAGCAGCCTGACCGTCACCGCGATCACCCCCTTCGGTCTCGATGGGCCGTGGGCCGACAAGCCCGCCACCGAGTTCACGGTGCAGGCGTGGTCGGGTGGGGTGATCGGGCTGGGCCGCGGTGCGCAAGACCGCGCGCCGCTGTTCGTGGCGGGACAGATCGGGGAGTGGCTGACCGGCGCGTTCGCGGCTGCAGGCACCATGGCGACAGCGTCGGGGTTGGTGGACGTCTCGATGCTGGAAACCGAAATCCTCAGCCTGACCTACTATTCGGTGTCCTTTCATGACGCACTTGGGCGACCGTTTCGCGACCGTCGCCGCCTGACGATCCCCGGTGTGGCGTCGGCGGCCGACGGGCTGGTGGCATTGGGCTGCGGCACCGCGCAACAGTGGTTCGACCTGTGCGCAATGGTCGGCCATGACGAATGGATCGACGAACAGGCCGACCTGTCCATCACCGAACAGGCCAACATCCACGCCGAGCAGATCTACGAGTGGGTGCGCGACAACCGCGTCGAGGACATCCTCGACCTGTCCAGTGCGTTCCGGATCCCGAACGCGCCGGTCGGAAACGGCGCCAACGTCACATCCTTCGACCACTTCGT
This window harbors:
- a CDS encoding enoyl-CoA hydratase/isomerase family protein, whose protein sequence is MKDPPAPEEIVLYEKDPSTKIATITFNRPEYLNAPTSAARLRYADLLRGATVDDDVKVVVIRGVGENLGSGADLPDFMAGDDEARLDELRIDDPNVTYPPQGSFRHGATMGQWYANVAAGNRALQELKKISIVEAKGYCYGWHFYQCADADLVISSDDALFGHPSFRYFGWGPRMWTWVMTMGLRPFQEMVFTGRPFTADEMFACNFLNKVVPRGQLEAEVAKYAHACARNRPVDSVFQQKMFFEVVKQFQGEYLGSLLSAMFESMGGFARPDGEDFMLGDAIDAGLADAVNDNDDKFPPEFRLSKSNRRKKD